From the genome of Streptomyces spinoverrucosus:
TCGGACGACTACGGACGGCGTCTCCTGGAGGACCTGCCGCGCATCGAGGCGTGGACGGGCATCGGCGGCGCCTTCTGCGCGGTCGCGAACAGGATCTCGTACACGCTCGACCTGCGCGGCTCCAGCGTCGCGGTGGACACCGCGTGCTCCTCGTCCCTGGTCGCCATCCACCAGGCCTGCCAGACCCTGCGCCTGGGCGAGGTGCCACTCGCCCTGGCCGGCGGCGTGATGATCATGGCGGGCCCGGGGCTGACGATGGTCCTGGACGCCGCCGGCGCGACCTCACCGGACGGCCGCTCGAAATCCTTCGACGCCGCCGCCAACGGGTACGGCCGCGGCGAGGGCGCCGGCGTGATCGTCCTCAAGCGGCTCAGCGACGCCCGGCGCGACGGCGACCGTGTCCTTGCGGTGATCCGAGGCAGCGGCATCCACCAGGACGGCAAGACGAAGGGCATCATGGCGCCCAGCCAGGAGGCACAGACACACCTGCTGCGGCGCACCTACGAGCACGCGCAGATCTCCCCCGCCTCCGTCGACTACGTCGAGGCGCACGGCACCGGCACCCGGATGGGCGACCCGATCGAGGCGGGCGCCATGGCCGCCGTGTTCGGCGTGGACCGTCCGGCCAACCGGCCGTGTCTCATCGGGTCGGTCAAGCCCAGCATCGGCCACCTCGAAGCCGGTGCGGGCGTGGCCGGTGTCATCAAGGCCGTACTCGCCCTGCGGCACGCGCAGATACCGCCGACCGCCAACTTCGAGCGGCCCAACCCGGCCATCCCCTGGGCCGAGTCCGGGCTCGAAGTCGTCGCCGAACCGACTCCCTGGCCGCGGACCGACGGGCCGCGCCGGGCCGGTGTGTCCGGCTACGGGTACGGCGGGACCATCAGCCACGTCATCCTGGAGCAGGCGCCCGAGACCCCCGAACCGGCAAAGGACGACCCCGACAGGAAGCCGGTCGCCCGGGTGTACCCGCTCTCCGGCGCATCCGAGGCAGCGGTCCGGGAGTACGCGGGCAGGCTCGCCGACGTGCTGGAGACCGAGCCCACCGCGCCGTCGGCCGCCGCGCTCGGCCACACCCTCGCCCTGCGCAGGTCCCACCTCGCCCATCGCGCGACGGTCGTCGCGGGCGACCGCGCCGAGCTGGTCTCACGGCTGCGGGCGCTGGCCGCCGAGGCGTCCGTACCGGGCGTGGCGCGCGGGCGCAGCGCGTCCGGGGCCGCCGCCGGTGCGGGGCTCGTGTGGGTGTTCTCCGGCCACGGTGCCCAGTGGCTCGGCATGGGCCGCGAACTCCTCGCGACGCACCCGGAGTTCGCGGCCGTCATCGACGAGATCACCCCTGTCTTCATGGCGGAGATCGGCTTCTGTCCGCGCCAGGTCATCAGCGACGGCGAGCTGGGAGACGTCTCCCGGATCCAGCCGATGATCTTCGCCATGCAGGTCGGCCTGGCCGCCGTATGGCGTGCTCTGGGTGTTGTGCCGGACGCGGTGATCGGACACTCGGTGGGCGAGATCGCGGCGGCCGTGACGGCCGGCGTGCTCAGCCTCCAGGACGGTGCGCGGCTGATCTGCCGGCGGTCGATCCTGCTGCGCCGGGTCGCCGGCCTGGGCGGCATGGCGATGGTGAACCTGCCCTTCGAGGAGGCGGCCCGGCGGCTGGCCGAGCGGACCGACGTCGTCGCGGCCATCTCCGCTTCGCCGTCCTCCACCGTGGTGGCCGGGGACGCGGCCGCGGTGGAGTCCGTGAGCGCCCGGTGGAAGGACGACGGGCTCGTCGTACGGCGGGTGGACTCCGATGTGGCCTTCCACAGCAGCCACATGGACCCGCTCCTCGACGAACTCGCCGCCGCCGACCACGACCTGGACATCCGCCCTGCCACGCTCCACGTCTACACGACGGCTCTGGACGATCCTCGCGCGAACCCCCTCCGGTACGGCGGCTACTGGGCTGCCAACCTGCGCAACCCCGTCCGCTTCGCCGAAGCCGTCACGGCCGCGGTCGAGGACGGCTACCGCCGGTTCGTCGAGGTATCCGCGCACCCCGTAGTGGCGCACTCGATCGACGAGACCCTCGACAGCCTCGGCGTCACCGACGCCCTGGTCGCCCACACCCTGCGGCGTGGCAAGCCGGAGCGCGAGACGCTGCTGACCAACCTGGGGGCCCTGCACTGCCACGGCGGCGAGATCGACTGGGCCGCGATGTGGCCCGCGTCCGTCCTCGCCGAACTGCCCCCGCCGGTCTGGCAGCACCGCCCCTACTGGGCCGAGTCCGGGCCCAGGACGGCCGGAGGCGGCGGGCACGACGTGGACAGCCACACCCTGCTCGGCACCCGCGCTGTGGTGACCGCAACGACGCCGCTCCAGGTCTGGCAGACCTACCTCGACGAGACTTGCCGCCCCTACCCGGGCGACCATCCCGTCCAGGGCGTCGAGATCATCCCCGCCACCGTCCTGCTGAACACCTTCTTCACCGCGGCCACCGGCACCGGCGAGCGGCCCGCACTCAGCGACGTGTCACTGCGCGTGCCCGTCTCCGTCACCGCCGCGCGAGAGCTCCAGGTCACCCTCCAGGACGGCACCGTGCGCCTGGCGTCGCGGCTGCTCGGCCAGGGCGCGGACGACGGGGACGGCCCGGCGTGGCTGACCCACACCACGGCGTCGGTGTCGCACGGCGTGACCGTCGCGGACGACCGCGTGCTCCCGCTCACGGACATCCTGAGCCGCTGCACGGAGTCCCTTTCCCCCGACTTCCCCGTCGACCGGCTCGCCTCGATCGGCGTCGCCGCGATGGGGTTCCCGTGGGCCGTCGAGGAACTCCTGAGCGGCCCGGGCGAGTTGCTGGCCCGGGTCCGTGCCGACGGCGAAAGCGAGGAGCTGCCCACCTCCTGGGCCTCCGTCCTCGACGCCGCCCTCTCCGTCGCCTCCGTCGCCTTCGACGGCCCGCCCACGCTGCGCATGCCCGCCCACATCCGGGAGATCGCCCTGCGCGGCGACTCGCCCGCCCGTGTGCTGATCAGCGTGCGGGTGGCCGAGGGTACGGCGGCCGCGGACACCGTGCACGTCGAGATCGCGGACGAGACGGGCCGCGTCGTCGCCACCCTGCGCGCACTGCGCTACGGCGTGCTGGACGGCGACCCAGGCGCGGCGGCCAGCCCCCGTCGTCTCGTCCACGAGATGGTGTGGCGGCCCCTCGAACTCGACGCCTCCTCGACCGAACGTCCTGGCCTCGTCGTGCTGGTCGGCGACGACAGCGCGCTGAAGGCCGCCCTCGCCGAGCGACTGACCACCGCGGGCACCCCCTGCGTGAGCCTGACGACGCCCCGGGAACTGGACACCGTGCGGGAGCGGCTCGGGGCGTCCACGGCCGTGCTGGTGGTGCCCGCGGTCACGGCCACCTCGGAGACCGTGACCGACGCCGCCTTCCGCGCGACCTGGCTGCTGGCCGGCGCCGCGCAGTGGCTCGCCGCCGCGCGGCTCGCGGACCGGCCGAAGCTGTGGTGCCTCACTCAAGGGGTGCACGAGAGCGCCGACGCCACCGGCCTCGGTCACGGCGGCCTCTGGGGGCTCGGCCGGGTGATCGGCGGTGAGCACCCCGACCTGTGGGGCGGACTTGTCGACCTCGCGGCGGACGGTGCGGCGCCGCGCGCCGACGAGATGCTGTCCGTGCTCGGCTCGGTCAGAGGCGAGGACGTCATCGTCGTACGCGACGGGCGGTGGACCATCAGCCGACTCGCACGGCTCGAGAAGGACGCGACCCGGGCCGCGACGGAGTTCCGGGCCGACGGCACCTATCTGATCACGGGTGGTCTCGGCGCACTCGGCCTGGAGATCGCCCACTGGATGGCCGGCCGGGGCGCCCGGCGTCTGGTGCTCGCCGGACGCTCCGGGCTGCCGCCCCGCGAGACCTGGGACTCGGTCGAGGACCCGCGTGTCCAGCGGCAGATCGAGGCCGTACGCTCCCTCGAAGCGCTCGGCGTGACCGTACGGGCCCTCGCCCTGGACATCACCGACCGCGACCAGGCGGCCAAGCTGCTGTCCCCGTCCGAACTGCAACTGCCGCCGGTCAAGGGCGTGGTGCACGCCGCGGGTGTCCTCGACAACCGCATGCTCGCGGACCTGACCGAGGACTCGCTGCGCACGGTGATGCGGCCCAAGGTGGACGGCGCCCTGGTCCTGCACGAGATCTTCCCGCCCGGCAGCGTCGACTTCTTCGCCCTGTTCTCGTCCTGCGGTCTGCTCCTCGGGCTGCCCGGACAGGCCAGCTACGCCTCCGCCAACGCCTTCCTCGACGCCCTGGCCGGTCACCGGCGGGCCGCCGGTGACCATGCCACGGTCAGCTTCGGCTGGACCTCGTGGCGAGGGCTCGGCATGTCGACCTCCTCCGAGGTGATCGACGCCGAACTGGAGGCACGCGGCACCGCCGACATCACCGTGGCGGAGGCGTTCCGCTGCTGGGAACTGGCCGACCGGCACGACAGCGGCTACTACGCCGTCCTGCGCATGCTGCCGCCGACGCCGGGTGCCGTACGGCCGCGGCTGCTCTCCGAGATGACGGTCGACGACGGCGAGGGCACCGCGTCCGGTGACGCCGGCGACGCCGAGTGGCAGTCCCTGTCCCCCGACGAGCTGCACGGCTACCTGGTCGACGCCGTCCGCCAGAGCGTCGCCGACGTCATGAAGACCAGCCCCGCGGATCTCGACGTGCGGGCCCCACTGACGGAGTTGGGCCTCGACTCGGTGATGACCGTGGTCGTGCGCCGGCGTCTGGAGAAGCGGTTCCGGCTCGCTCTGCCGGCCACGCTGCTGTGGGAGCGGCCCTCGGTGGAGGCCGTGGCCGGATTCCTGCGCGGCGAACTCTCGCCGGGTGATGCGGACACGGACCCGCCCTCCGACATCGCGCCCGCCGGCGAACGGACCGACGCCGAACTCCTCGTCGGCTGATCAGGCGACCGGCCGGCGCCACCACCGGCGCCGGCCCCCGATCCGTGCGTACAGGACCGCAGAAACAGGAGAAACCCATGACACGAGCGGGTGTCGTCCCCTGGCCTGAGGAGTTCGTCCGGCAGTACGTCGCGAAGGGCTACTGGCGGCAGCGACCGCTGGGTGCGCTGATGTGGGAGTGGGCGGACGCGTACGGGCCGCGCGTGGCCCTGGTCGACGGCGACCGGCGCGTCACCTACCGGGAACTGGCCGAGACCGCCGACAACCTGGCGGAGGGCATGGCCGGC
Proteins encoded in this window:
- a CDS encoding type I polyketide synthase, producing the protein MVSQNPDTEHEATANEPIAVIGMGCRFAGDIDSPERFWNFLMAGRDAISEIPSERWEPYASSSAENAALLRRTTRFGGFLTDIQGFDAEFFGITPREAELMDPQQRIVLEVAWEALEHAGVPPRSLAGGDTGVFIGVGSDDYGRRLLEDLPRIEAWTGIGGAFCAVANRISYTLDLRGSSVAVDTACSSSLVAIHQACQTLRLGEVPLALAGGVMIMAGPGLTMVLDAAGATSPDGRSKSFDAAANGYGRGEGAGVIVLKRLSDARRDGDRVLAVIRGSGIHQDGKTKGIMAPSQEAQTHLLRRTYEHAQISPASVDYVEAHGTGTRMGDPIEAGAMAAVFGVDRPANRPCLIGSVKPSIGHLEAGAGVAGVIKAVLALRHAQIPPTANFERPNPAIPWAESGLEVVAEPTPWPRTDGPRRAGVSGYGYGGTISHVILEQAPETPEPAKDDPDRKPVARVYPLSGASEAAVREYAGRLADVLETEPTAPSAAALGHTLALRRSHLAHRATVVAGDRAELVSRLRALAAEASVPGVARGRSASGAAAGAGLVWVFSGHGAQWLGMGRELLATHPEFAAVIDEITPVFMAEIGFCPRQVISDGELGDVSRIQPMIFAMQVGLAAVWRALGVVPDAVIGHSVGEIAAAVTAGVLSLQDGARLICRRSILLRRVAGLGGMAMVNLPFEEAARRLAERTDVVAAISASPSSTVVAGDAAAVESVSARWKDDGLVVRRVDSDVAFHSSHMDPLLDELAAADHDLDIRPATLHVYTTALDDPRANPLRYGGYWAANLRNPVRFAEAVTAAVEDGYRRFVEVSAHPVVAHSIDETLDSLGVTDALVAHTLRRGKPERETLLTNLGALHCHGGEIDWAAMWPASVLAELPPPVWQHRPYWAESGPRTAGGGGHDVDSHTLLGTRAVVTATTPLQVWQTYLDETCRPYPGDHPVQGVEIIPATVLLNTFFTAATGTGERPALSDVSLRVPVSVTAARELQVTLQDGTVRLASRLLGQGADDGDGPAWLTHTTASVSHGVTVADDRVLPLTDILSRCTESLSPDFPVDRLASIGVAAMGFPWAVEELLSGPGELLARVRADGESEELPTSWASVLDAALSVASVAFDGPPTLRMPAHIREIALRGDSPARVLISVRVAEGTAAADTVHVEIADETGRVVATLRALRYGVLDGDPGAAASPRRLVHEMVWRPLELDASSTERPGLVVLVGDDSALKAALAERLTTAGTPCVSLTTPRELDTVRERLGASTAVLVVPAVTATSETVTDAAFRATWLLAGAAQWLAAARLADRPKLWCLTQGVHESADATGLGHGGLWGLGRVIGGEHPDLWGGLVDLAADGAAPRADEMLSVLGSVRGEDVIVVRDGRWTISRLARLEKDATRAATEFRADGTYLITGGLGALGLEIAHWMAGRGARRLVLAGRSGLPPRETWDSVEDPRVQRQIEAVRSLEALGVTVRALALDITDRDQAAKLLSPSELQLPPVKGVVHAAGVLDNRMLADLTEDSLRTVMRPKVDGALVLHEIFPPGSVDFFALFSSCGLLLGLPGQASYASANAFLDALAGHRRAAGDHATVSFGWTSWRGLGMSTSSEVIDAELEARGTADITVAEAFRCWELADRHDSGYYAVLRMLPPTPGAVRPRLLSEMTVDDGEGTASGDAGDAEWQSLSPDELHGYLVDAVRQSVADVMKTSPADLDVRAPLTELGLDSVMTVVVRRRLEKRFRLALPATLLWERPSVEAVAGFLRGELSPGDADTDPPSDIAPAGERTDAELLVG